Genomic window (Thermodesulfobacteriota bacterium):
GTCTTCTTCGAGACGGCCTCCAGGGCGCAGCTCGCGCACCTGCCGAAGACAAGGCTCTACGAGGCCCGGAACATAGACTGCTTCGTCAACATAAAGGCGCCACTTAACAAGAAGTCCCTCTCCACCGCGGACCCGAAGAAGGTCGGGGTAAGGAGCCGGACCCTGAAACCGCTGAGCAACATTATCGTCAATAAAAAGCGCTGGGTGCTGTGCAACTACCCGACCAACGCGCTCGCCCAGGAGGCCGACATGAGCCTCTCGGAATACGAGGCCTTCCTCTACGGCGCCACGAACATAGACTGGACCAGGGTAAAGCAAAAAGAGATGGCGCTAAAGAAGGTGCTCGACAGGGGCAGGACCGTAAGGATAGTCGGCGAGGACACGGACCTGACCATGAGCATAAAAGGGAGAAAGTCCATCCCCTGCTACGGGACGTGCAACATGCCCGACGGCGAGGTCTTCCTCTCGCCGGTTGAGAACTCGGCCGAGGGGTACATATATTACGAGATGCCCGCCATATACCAGGGCCGGGAGGTCACGGGAGTAAGGCTCAGGTTCAGAAAGGGGCGGGTGGTCGAGGCCCGGGCGGACAAGAACGAAAAGTTCCTCATCGCCATGCTCGACACCGACAGGGGGGCGAGGTATCTGGGTGAGCTCGGTGTGGGCGTCAATTATGGAATTAAAAAGTTCTCCAAGGACATCCTCTTCGACGAGAAGATAGGGGGCACGGTGCACCTGGCGGTGGGGAGTTCGTATCTGGAGGCCGGGGGGAAGAACAGGTCGGCGGTCCACTGGGACATGATAAAGGACCTCCGGAAGGGCGGCGCGCTCTACATAGACGGAAAGCCGATACAGAAGAACGGTCGGTTCCTCATATAAAGCCGGGCGAAAAAGCCGCGTAAAAAGATTGACACGCCCTCCTTTCAGGAGATAGTATCGATAGTTAAGGGCTGTTGAAAAAGTGTCTTTTTCAAAAAATGGTCATTCCTGCGAAAGCAGGAATCCAGTTATTTTAAGGGCTTCTGGACTCCCGCGTTCGCGGGAGTGACAGAAATATTGCTTTTTTCAACAGCCCACTTAGCCGTACCCTGAAACCATGGAAAACGAACTGGTCCTGAAAAAAGTAAAGGAGAGCCTCAAGGTAAAGGAGAAGTTCTTTACCAAGAAGAACGTCTCACGGCTCGTCCTTGCGTCCGAGACGATA
Coding sequences:
- a CDS encoding aminopeptidase, which encodes MSDPRVKKLASILVKHSLGVRRGETVSIASSSELAKPLVIEVFREVMRAGAHPLTSIALEETQNVFFETASRAQLAHLPKTRLYEARNIDCFVNIKAPLNKKSLSTADPKKVGVRSRTLKPLSNIIVNKKRWVLCNYPTNALAQEADMSLSEYEAFLYGATNIDWTRVKQKEMALKKVLDRGRTVRIVGEDTDLTMSIKGRKSIPCYGTCNMPDGEVFLSPVENSAEGYIYYEMPAIYQGREVTGVRLRFRKGRVVEARADKNEKFLIAMLDTDRGARYLGELGVGVNYGIKKFSKDILFDEKIGGTVHLAVGSSYLEAGGKNRSAVHWDMIKDLRKGGALYIDGKPIQKNGRFLI